Proteins from a genomic interval of Nostoc sp. TCL240-02:
- a CDS encoding esterase-like activity of phytase family protein: MAKNVIIMIGDGMGWEMARAASIYKEIQNGKTGANLSDFYTEGKGQGLNFQTLQGYGLATTYGTTIAGSNGVFSTGNSALDGTNPITGESPVRPGFTFDPTFNQGNTPTGGAKVSDGAVGNLVGYDPTKGGVNPWTPGNDPEYIKYSYPDSANTATTLYTGVKSYNNAVGVDIFENPLETILKTANEVGKSTGLVTSVPIDHATPAAAAANVNRRSKYDADYPALDNILQQQLRVYQPTVLLGGGHPLSAPGDLLPAGVEPNTSNEYISQSTYTELSTKPTNNIYDYTFLERGENAAQKLAETAATIDPEKGDRLFGLYGARGQNGNLPVSSANGDYSTTGLDMFSVFTNQGDNTKVDTTRPLLPGETDASFIAKEVNENPTLNDLTNAALDVLGKDPDGFWLMVEGGDIDWSAHDNNIDNLIGTTLDFDKAVGSTIDWIEKNGGWEENQLIVTADHDHYLTLDGDFPTLVQNQGAEALTNLDTPAEVGHYWGSDPNVKYGWGTHTNRPVPVYYQGAGSEVLNSLVGKGYNAYGSDIPGIAGLNDQSHIYQTMFASIVPKVELVGFASLPADTFSDGPASGKDISANGRTGPFPGQPIQGFSGVQFANSNSFYFLSDNGYGSKDNSEDFLLRINRLDPNFKGTENGDGTVKVLDYIQLSDPNNKVPFQIVNEGTAGRLLTGADFDVESFVFDKDGTIWVGDEFGPYLLHFDATGKLLEAPIATPDQFKTLDGEAPKVIGHRGASGYRPEHTLESYKQAIARGADFIEPDLVVTKDGVLIARHEPALAVLNADGTVNFNNTTTDVYKHPEFADRKKTVSLDGNTITGWFAEDFTLAEIKTLRAEERLPFRDHSFDDQFEIPTLTEIIDLVKQVEADTGKKIGIYPETKHPTYLADEATYVGTTDKINRNISQLLIDTLKANNFTDPSRIFIQSFEVGNLKELHDVIMPTAGVDIPLVQLLDASDIDINGKIIESQPYDLKVSGDTRTYGDLRTPEGLAEVATYADGIGPWKRMIVSVKGTDANGDGKADDVNGDGAVNDADKTTLPPSTLIQDAHNAGLQVHPYTFRAEDQYLAADYKGKLELEIQQFYQLGVDALFSDFPDIADEVRDRLRDDPQYNVVRSPQNPDVLSGDAFANLGGSKGFEGGAINASKTKLYFLLEGTVQGDTPGALRINEFDLASHKYSDQLRYYRLDNPSNSIGDLAVINDNEYLVIERDNNQGAAAKFKRIYKIDLSKTDSNGYVAKEEVADLLNIQDPNDLNGDGKTTFNFPFQTIENVLVVDKNTILVANDNNYPFSTGRPGNDPQNPVIDNNEILQLKLEKPLNLAPGLGQPQAEEINFGSTTSDDITVEPNQTLFTGDGADFVEGTKGNTIQTGNGEDTVLVGSDSSVSTGEGNDQIFIGQNGPVQNITADGGNGNDVITVVEASGSNNLLGAAGYDTLSVVEGSRQSLFGGSGNDTLSSSGSNNRLNGGSGDDKLFSNFNDSLFGGDGDDVLFAGQQGGNRLSGGAGADQFWIANASLPTSKNIVTDFAIAIDKIGLGGVGITQFSALTLLQQGSDTIVKTGNTELVSLLGIAATSLTANDFVFSASVV; the protein is encoded by the coding sequence ATGGCTAAAAACGTCATTATAATGATTGGGGATGGTATGGGCTGGGAAATGGCTCGTGCTGCGTCCATTTACAAAGAGATTCAAAATGGTAAGACAGGTGCTAATCTAAGTGATTTTTATACAGAAGGTAAAGGTCAAGGACTCAACTTTCAAACACTCCAAGGTTACGGTTTGGCAACTACCTACGGGACAACGATCGCTGGTAGTAATGGAGTTTTTAGCACTGGTAATTCGGCTCTTGACGGTACTAATCCAATTACAGGAGAAAGCCCAGTTCGCCCTGGTTTCACCTTTGATCCAACTTTTAACCAAGGTAATACCCCAACAGGTGGTGCAAAAGTCAGTGATGGTGCTGTTGGGAACCTAGTAGGTTATGACCCTACCAAAGGTGGTGTTAACCCTTGGACTCCCGGTAACGATCCTGAATATATTAAGTACAGCTATCCTGACTCTGCAAACACCGCGACAACTCTCTACACTGGCGTAAAAAGCTACAATAACGCTGTTGGCGTTGATATTTTCGAGAATCCTTTAGAAACAATTCTCAAAACTGCAAACGAAGTTGGTAAATCTACTGGTTTAGTAACTTCAGTTCCTATTGACCACGCCACACCTGCTGCTGCTGCTGCCAACGTTAACCGTCGCAGCAAGTATGATGCTGACTATCCGGCATTAGACAACATCCTGCAACAGCAACTCCGTGTCTATCAACCAACAGTATTACTTGGTGGCGGACACCCACTCTCTGCTCCTGGAGACTTATTACCAGCAGGGGTTGAGCCGAATACGAGTAATGAATACATTAGCCAATCTACCTACACAGAACTTAGCACTAAACCAACAAACAACATCTACGATTACACCTTTTTAGAGCGCGGTGAGAATGCCGCCCAGAAACTAGCTGAAACTGCGGCGACAATCGATCCAGAAAAAGGCGATCGCCTCTTCGGTCTATACGGTGCGCGTGGTCAAAATGGTAACTTACCTGTAAGTTCTGCCAATGGCGACTACAGCACTACTGGTTTAGATATGTTCAGCGTTTTCACTAACCAAGGTGATAACACCAAAGTGGACACCACACGTCCACTACTTCCCGGAGAGACGGATGCATCTTTCATTGCCAAAGAGGTTAATGAAAATCCAACACTCAATGACTTGACAAATGCTGCATTAGATGTATTAGGTAAAGACCCTGATGGTTTCTGGTTGATGGTTGAGGGTGGCGATATTGATTGGTCTGCCCATGATAACAATATAGATAACTTGATCGGCACCACCTTGGACTTCGATAAGGCAGTTGGATCTACGATTGACTGGATCGAAAAAAATGGTGGTTGGGAAGAAAACCAACTTATCGTCACAGCTGACCACGATCACTATCTGACTCTCGACGGTGATTTTCCAACTTTAGTACAAAATCAAGGTGCTGAAGCATTAACCAATTTGGATACTCCAGCAGAAGTTGGACACTACTGGGGGTCTGATCCCAATGTCAAGTATGGTTGGGGAACTCACACCAACCGTCCCGTACCTGTTTACTACCAAGGTGCTGGTTCTGAAGTGTTAAATAGCTTGGTAGGTAAAGGTTATAACGCCTACGGTTCTGATATTCCAGGAATTGCGGGTTTAAACGATCAAAGCCACATCTACCAAACGATGTTTGCTTCAATAGTGCCAAAAGTTGAGTTAGTAGGTTTTGCCTCTTTACCTGCTGATACCTTTAGTGATGGGCCAGCTTCAGGTAAGGATATTTCCGCTAATGGTAGAACCGGGCCGTTCCCAGGACAGCCAATACAGGGTTTCAGCGGTGTCCAATTTGCTAACAGCAACTCTTTCTACTTCCTTTCAGATAATGGTTACGGTAGCAAAGATAATAGTGAAGACTTTCTGCTGCGAATCAATCGTCTAGACCCAAATTTTAAGGGAACAGAAAATGGCGATGGTACTGTTAAAGTTTTAGACTACATCCAATTGTCTGATCCCAACAACAAAGTTCCTTTCCAAATTGTGAATGAGGGAACTGCTGGAAGATTACTAACTGGTGCAGACTTTGATGTAGAGTCATTCGTCTTTGATAAAGATGGGACAATCTGGGTTGGAGACGAGTTTGGCCCTTACCTGCTGCATTTTGATGCCACTGGTAAGTTATTAGAGGCTCCCATTGCTACACCCGACCAATTCAAAACTTTAGATGGAGAAGCACCTAAAGTTATTGGTCACAGAGGTGCAAGTGGCTATCGTCCAGAGCATACCTTAGAGTCTTATAAGCAAGCAATTGCGCGAGGCGCTGACTTCATTGAGCCTGATTTGGTCGTGACAAAAGATGGTGTGCTAATTGCTCGCCATGAGCCAGCTTTAGCAGTTTTGAACGCTGATGGTACTGTCAATTTCAACAATACAACCACAGATGTTTACAAACATCCAGAGTTTGCCGATCGCAAGAAAACGGTAAGTTTAGATGGAAACACAATTACAGGTTGGTTTGCTGAAGACTTCACTTTAGCTGAAATCAAGACTTTACGCGCAGAAGAACGTCTACCTTTCCGAGATCATTCCTTTGACGATCAATTTGAAATTCCTACCCTCACAGAAATCATCGATTTAGTTAAGCAAGTAGAAGCCGACACAGGTAAAAAGATTGGCATCTACCCAGAAACTAAGCATCCAACCTATTTGGCCGATGAAGCTACTTATGTCGGCACCACGGACAAAATCAACAGAAACATCAGCCAGTTACTAATTGATACACTCAAGGCAAATAACTTCACTGACCCCAGTCGCATCTTCATCCAGTCCTTTGAAGTGGGCAACCTCAAAGAACTACATGATGTCATTATGCCTACGGCTGGAGTGGATATTCCCCTAGTTCAATTGCTAGATGCAAGTGACATTGATATCAACGGTAAGATAATCGAGAGTCAGCCGTATGATTTGAAGGTAAGTGGTGACACTCGCACCTATGGCGACTTGCGAACTCCAGAAGGCTTGGCTGAAGTTGCCACTTATGCTGATGGCATTGGCCCTTGGAAGCGGATGATTGTAAGCGTCAAAGGTACTGATGCTAATGGTGATGGCAAAGCCGATGATGTGAATGGGGATGGAGCAGTCAATGATGCTGATAAGACAACATTACCCCCTTCAACCTTAATTCAAGATGCTCACAACGCAGGTTTACAGGTTCACCCTTATACCTTCCGTGCGGAAGATCAGTATTTAGCAGCAGATTACAAAGGCAAGCTAGAGCTAGAAATTCAGCAGTTCTATCAATTAGGTGTAGACGCGCTATTTAGTGATTTCCCAGATATTGCGGATGAAGTACGGGATCGACTCAGAGACGATCCTCAGTATAATGTAGTGCGATCGCCACAAAACCCCGATGTGCTTTCAGGTGATGCCTTTGCTAACTTGGGTGGCTCCAAAGGTTTTGAAGGTGGAGCAATTAACGCCAGCAAAACCAAGCTTTATTTCCTATTAGAAGGTACTGTTCAAGGCGATACTCCCGGTGCTTTGCGGATTAACGAATTTGATTTAGCTAGCCACAAATACAGCGATCAGTTACGCTACTACAGATTGGATAATCCATCAAATTCCATCGGGGATTTAGCAGTCATTAATGATAATGAATACCTAGTCATTGAACGGGATAACAATCAAGGGGCTGCGGCTAAATTTAAGAGGATCTACAAAATAGACTTGTCTAAAACAGATTCTAATGGCTATGTCGCTAAAGAAGAAGTTGCAGACTTGTTAAATATTCAAGACCCCAACGACCTGAATGGGGACGGTAAGACAACCTTCAACTTCCCATTCCAAACCATTGAAAATGTTCTGGTTGTTGACAAAAACACCATTTTGGTAGCTAATGACAACAATTATCCCTTCTCTACAGGTCGTCCTGGAAACGATCCTCAAAATCCAGTTATAGACAACAATGAGATTCTACAACTGAAGTTAGAGAAGCCCCTTAATCTTGCTCCTGGCTTAGGTCAACCTCAAGCTGAAGAAATTAATTTTGGCTCCACTACCAGCGATGATATTACCGTTGAGCCAAATCAAACCTTATTCACAGGTGACGGAGCAGATTTTGTAGAGGGTACTAAAGGTAACACAATCCAGACTGGAAACGGTGAAGACACGGTGTTAGTCGGCAGTGATTCTTCAGTGTCCACAGGAGAGGGTAACGATCAGATATTTATTGGTCAAAACGGCCCGGTTCAAAATATTACTGCTGATGGTGGCAATGGTAATGATGTTATTACCGTAGTGGAAGCCAGTGGAAGTAATAATTTACTTGGGGCGGCAGGTTATGATACTCTCTCTGTAGTTGAAGGTTCTCGTCAATCATTATTTGGTGGCTCAGGTAACGATACCCTTAGCAGTAGCGGTAGCAATAACCGTCTCAACGGTGGTTCTGGCGATGACAAACTCTTCTCCAATTTCAATGATTCCCTGTTTGGTGGCGATGGCGATGATGTGCTATTTGCTGGTCAACAGGGCGGTAATCGCCTCAGTGGTGGCGCTGGTGCCGATCAATTCTGGATTGCTAACGCCAGTCTGCCAACTAGCAAGAATATTGTGACTGATTTTGCGATCGCCATTGATAAAATCGGGCTTGGCGGTGTTGGTATCACTCAATTTAGTGCTTTAACACTGTTGCAACAGGGTAGTGACACTATCGTGAAAACCGGAAATACAGAGTTGGTTTCATTGCTGGGAATTGCAGCAACTAGCCTCACAGCAAATGATTTTGTTTTCTCTGCTAGTGTGGTTTAG